A window of the Salvelinus alpinus chromosome 3, SLU_Salpinus.1, whole genome shotgun sequence genome harbors these coding sequences:
- the LOC139571267 gene encoding ADP-ribosylation factor 4-like isoform X1 — protein sequence MQTNRINQCVLLSTPAELFEARDRLLQISFLSDYLKKRNIFLSAIMGVMVSQLFSRFFEKKQMRILMVGLDAAGKTTVLYKLKLGEVVTTIPTIGFNVETVEYKNISFTVWDVGGQHVIRPLWKHYYQNTQGLIFVVDSNDPERINDASEELQNMLEEDQLRDVVLLVFANKQDLPNAMSVSDITNKLGLRKLQLNTPWFVQATCATQGSGLLEGLDWLADQLSKR from the exons ATGCAAACCAATCGTATAAATCAGTGTGTGCTGCTGTCTACCCCTGCAGAATTGTTTGAAGCGCGAGATAGGCTGCTGCAGATTTCATTCCTTTCGGATTATTTGAAAAAGCGAAACATATTTTTGTCAGCAATAATGGGTGTTATGGTTTCGCAACTCTTCTCTCGTTTCTTCGAGAAAAAACAGATGAGAATTCTGATGG TTGGGTTAGATGCTGCAGGGAAGACCACAGTCCTGTACAAACTAAAACTTGGAGAAGTTGTCACTACTATCCCCACTATTG GGTTCAATGTGGAAACGGTTGAGTACAAGAACATCAGCTTCACGGTGTGGGATGTAGGTGGTCAGCACGTCATCAGACCTCTGTGGAAGCATTACTACCAGAACACTCAG GGTCTTATATTTGTGGTAGACAGCAACGATCCTGAGAGGATAAATGATGCTTCAGAGGAACTGCAGAACATG CTTGAAGAGGACCAGTTGAGAGATGTAGTTCTGCTGGTGTTCGCCAACAAACAGGACCTTCCCAACGCCATGTCTGTCAGTGACATCACAAATAAACTGGGACTGAGGAAACTTCAACTGAATACTCCT tggTTTGTCCAGGCTACCTGTGCGACCCAGGGTTCAGGTCTGTTGGAGGGACTGGACTGGTTGGCTGACCAGCTTTCCAAGCGCTAA
- the LOC139571268 gene encoding ADP-ribosylation factor 4-like isoform X2: MGVMVSQLFSRFFEKKQMRILMVGLDAAGKTTVLYKLKLGEVVTTIPTIGFNVETVEYKNISFTVWDVGGQHVIRPLWKHYYQNTQGLIFVVDSNDPERINDASEELQNMLEEDQLRDVVLLVFANKQDLPNAMSVSDITNKLGLRKLQLNTPWFVQATC, encoded by the exons ATGGGTGTTATGGTTTCGCAACTCTTCTCTCGTTTCTTCGAGAAAAAACAGATGAGAATTCTGATGG TTGGGTTAGATGCTGCAGGGAAGACCACAGTCCTGTACAAACTAAAACTTGGAGAAGTTGTCACTACTATCCCCACTATTG GGTTCAATGTGGAAACGGTTGAGTACAAGAACATCAGCTTCACGGTGTGGGATGTAGGTGGTCAGCACGTCATCAGACCTCTGTGGAAGCATTACTACCAGAACACTCAG GGTCTTATATTTGTGGTAGACAGCAACGATCCTGAGAGGATAAATGATGCTTCAGAGGAACTGCAGAACATG CTTGAAGAGGACCAGTTGAGAGATGTAGTTCTGCTGGTGTTCGCCAACAAACAGGACCTTCCCAACGCCATGTCTGTCAGTGACATCACAAATAAACTGGGACTGAGGAAACTTCAACTGAATACTCCT TGGTTTGTCCAGGCTACCTGTTAA
- the LOC139571268 gene encoding ADP-ribosylation factor 4-like isoform X1, protein MGVMVSQLFSRFFEKKQMRILMVGLDAAGKTTVLYKLKLGEVVTTIPTIGFNVETVEYKNISFTVWDVGGQHVIRPLWKHYYQNTQGLIFVVDSNDPERINDASEELQNMLEEDQLRDVVLLVFANKQDLPNAMSVSDITNKLGLRKLQLNTPWFVQATCATQGSGLLEGLDWLADQLSKR, encoded by the exons ATGGGTGTTATGGTTTCGCAACTCTTCTCTCGTTTCTTCGAGAAAAAACAGATGAGAATTCTGATGG TTGGGTTAGATGCTGCAGGGAAGACCACAGTCCTGTACAAACTAAAACTTGGAGAAGTTGTCACTACTATCCCCACTATTG GGTTCAATGTGGAAACGGTTGAGTACAAGAACATCAGCTTCACGGTGTGGGATGTAGGTGGTCAGCACGTCATCAGACCTCTGTGGAAGCATTACTACCAGAACACTCAG GGTCTTATATTTGTGGTAGACAGCAACGATCCTGAGAGGATAAATGATGCTTCAGAGGAACTGCAGAACATG CTTGAAGAGGACCAGTTGAGAGATGTAGTTCTGCTGGTGTTCGCCAACAAACAGGACCTTCCCAACGCCATGTCTGTCAGTGACATCACAAATAAACTGGGACTGAGGAAACTTCAACTGAATACTCCT tggTTTGTCCAGGCTACCTGTGCGACCCAGGGTTCAGGTCTGTTGGAGGGACTGGACTGGTTGGCTGACCAGCTTTCCAAGCGCTAA
- the LOC139571267 gene encoding ADP-ribosylation factor 4-like isoform X2: MQTNRINQCVLLSTPAELFEARDRLLQISFLSDYLKKRNIFLSAIMGVMVSQLFSRFFEKKQMRILMVGLDAAGKTTVLYKLKLGEVVTTIPTIGFNVETVEYKNISFTVWDVGGQHVIRPLWKHYYQNTQGLIFVVDSNDPERINDASEELQNMLEEDQLRDVVLLVFANKQDLPNAMSVSDITNKLGLRKLQLNTPWFVQATC; encoded by the exons ATGCAAACCAATCGTATAAATCAGTGTGTGCTGCTGTCTACCCCTGCAGAATTGTTTGAAGCGCGAGATAGGCTGCTGCAGATTTCATTCCTTTCGGATTATTTGAAAAAGCGAAACATATTTTTGTCAGCAATAATGGGTGTTATGGTTTCGCAACTCTTCTCTCGTTTCTTCGAGAAAAAACAGATGAGAATTCTGATGG TTGGGTTAGATGCTGCAGGGAAGACCACAGTCCTGTACAAACTAAAACTTGGAGAAGTTGTCACTACTATCCCCACTATTG GGTTCAATGTGGAAACGGTTGAGTACAAGAACATCAGCTTCACGGTGTGGGATGTAGGTGGTCAGCACGTCATCAGACCTCTGTGGAAGCATTACTACCAGAACACTCAG GGTCTTATATTTGTGGTAGACAGCAACGATCCTGAGAGGATAAATGATGCTTCAGAGGAACTGCAGAACATG CTTGAAGAGGACCAGTTGAGAGATGTAGTTCTGCTGGTGTTCGCCAACAAACAGGACCTTCCCAACGCCATGTCTGTCAGTGACATCACAAATAAACTGGGACTGAGGAAACTTCAACTGAATACTCCT TGGTTTGTCCAGGCTACCTGTTAA
- the LOC139571266 gene encoding ADP-ribosylation factor 4-like, whose amino-acid sequence MQTNRINQCVLLSTPAELFEARDRLLQISFLSDYLKKRNIFLSAIMGVMVSQLFSRFFEKKQMRILMVGLDAAGKTTVLYKLKLGEVVTTIPTIGFNVETVEYKNISFTVWDVGGQHVIRPLWKHYYQNTQGLIFVVDSNDPERINDASEELQNMLEEDQLRDVVLLVFANKQDLPNAMSVSDITNKLGLRKLQLNTPWFVQATCATQGSGLLEGLDWLADQLSKR is encoded by the exons ATGCAAACCAATCGTATAAATCAGTGTGTGCTGCTGTCTACCCCTGCAGAATTGTTTGAAGCGCGAGATAGGCTGCTGCAGATTTCATTCCTTTCGGATTATTTGAAAAAGCGAAACATATTTTTGTCAGCAATAATGGGTGTTATGGTTTCGCAACTCTTCTCTCGTTTCTTCGAGAAAAAACAGATGAGAATTCTGATGG TTGGGTTAGATGCTGCAGGGAAGACCACAGTCCTGTACAAACTAAAACTTGGAGAAGTTGTCACTACTATCCCCACTATTG GGTTCAATGTGGAAACGGTTGAGTACAAGAACATCAGCTTCACGGTGTGGGATGTAGGTGGTCAGCACGTCATCAGACCTCTGTGGAAGCATTACTACCAGAACACTCAG GGTCTTATATTTGTGGTAGACAGCAACGATCCTGAGAGGATAAATGATGCTTCAGAGGAACTGCAGAACATG CTTGAAGAAGACCAGTTGAGAGATGTAGTTCTGCTGGTGTTCGCCAACAAACAGGACCTTCCCAACGCCATGTCTGTCAGTGACATCACAAATAAACTGGGACTGAGGAAACTTCAACTGAATACTCCT tggTTTGTCCAGGCTACCTGTGCGACCCAGGGTTCAGGTCTGTTGGAGGGACTGGACTGGTTGGCTGACCAGCTTTCCAAGCGCTAA